The sequence below is a genomic window from Haloferax mediterranei ATCC 33500.
TGTAGTCGAGGTCGAACCCGACCGCGGTGACAGACATCGTCGGCGAATCGTTGGAAACGAACCGATATGAGCGTGCCGGGAACTGTCGGAGCGAGCGACACTCACCGCAGTGGTTGGATTCGGCTCTGAGTTCGACCCGGCGGACGACAATTCATATTACTGTCCACGACGACGCCGAAATATGACCCTCGACCCCGTCCACGTGGACGACATCGCGTCCATGGCGAGTTCCATCGCGGACTCGGTCGATGACACCGACTACGACGACCTCGCGCGGACGGTCTGGGAGTCGTGGCTGGACCCACTCTCATCGCCCGACGGCGGACGGCCGATTATCGAGCCAATCGGCGAAAAGCGACTCCACGCCGCAAACGTGGACGACATTGCACTTACCGAGACGCCCTTTCCGACCGTCCACGGACTCGATTCGGGTACTATCAACCCGACGACGTTCAAGAACGGCCTCGTACTCGACGTGGCACACGCCGCGATGGCGGCCGAACCATCGGACCTCGACCTCCACCGTGCCCGGTCCATCGTCATGACCGCCCACACGCACGACCCGGTTCCGATTTTCGACACCAACGAGTGGTTGAAGTCCGACCGCGGGTACACCCGCAAACGGATTCTCCGCGCTCCCCGCGTCAACCGCTACGCCGAAGGCGTCGTCCACGCGCTATCTCTGTATCTCGCTGAGAGCGCCCACGCGCTCGAATACGCGGAGGCGGTCTCTGACCTCCTCATCCTCGACGGCCCGGTGTATCCGAAGGAGCTTCTGAACTGGCGGGACCGCGACGCCGAACTCAACGACCTCGCCCGCGACGCGAAGCCGAAAGCGATTGTCGAGAACTACGTCCGAATCGTCGAGCGGTTCGTCGAACGCGACGTTCCCGTCGCCGGATTCGTAAAGAATCCGGGTGCCAAACACATCGTGCGCACGGTCAAAAAGCACCTCAACGAGAGCGGAGACGGCAACGCACCGTGGGTAGACGACACCTCGTTTTTCGTCAGTTTGCTCGAACGGCGCGACGGTCCCGACTCCGAAGACCGCCGCACGGACGAACTCACGTTCACGAACTGGTTCATCTCGCGCGGCGGGTCCGACCGACAGATGAGCGCCGACGGCGATGCGTTCGGCGTCGAGCGAAACCTCGACCCCGAATCATACACGCTCACGTTCTTCGTGCTGTACGACCCCCGTACCGACGTGTGCTACCGGGTCGAAGCCCCCTACGCGTTCACGAAAGACGCCGACCGCCGGGAGAATCTGATGCACCATATCGTCCGCGACGTGGCCGCGACTCGCGGACCACCACAGGCAGTCGAGAAAGCCGACGAGTTAGCACGGGTGAGCGTCGGCGAAAAAGCCGCACTCAGACGAAAGCTCTCGGAAAAACTCGGGTCTGACGCGGTAAAGAGCTACGACAATATCCGCTGGGTCGACGCTGACGAGTGAGCAAAAGCGAGTTCGAATTCGAGTGAGTCACTCGTCCCCGTCGGGTTAGCCCTCTTCTTCGGGTCTGACGACCTCGATTCGAACGTCGTCCTCCGGAACGCCGATGCGTGCGAACTGTGTCCTGATATGTTCTTTCGCCGCATCGAGTGCTTGCTCGCGGGTATCGAATCCGCGCGGAAGCGGCGTGTCGAACGCCACCCGGATGGAGTGGCCGTCGATTTCCATCTTGGAGCCGCCACTTTCGACCTCGTAGAATTCGTCGCAGACCCATACGTACGGTGCGTCTTCGTTTGGGGCACCGCGGTACGTCGGCGCTTCCTCACCTCGTTCGAATATTGTTCCGGTGAGCGCCGTGCCGCCACCGTGTCCGCGGACAAGAAGCATATTTTGAGTTATGGGCGCTATACGGAAAAATCGCACGCGGCGGTACGATGGCATGCCACACACATGTATGCGACTGGCTGTGTAATCTGGCGTCGTCGACGTGTGGGTTTTTACTCACCGCCTACAAGCGTTGGAACATGACCGACCTGGGGGACTTCAGCGACTTCGGCGGCGACGGCCCCGAAGAGCCGGACGACTCGGAGCGAGGCGACCGAGCGGAGCAACCCGCCGCAGACGGCGCTGGGAGTAGCCGTGAGGATGTTACTTCCACCGACACCAACCGGGAGAACGTCGCTTCCGTCGAGACGAACCGGCAAACGGAAGACGAACTGCAGTTCGACGAGTACGACGCCGACCCGGTCGGAACCGAGCAAGGTATTGGCTCGATTGCAGTCTCACAGGGACTTCGCGTCGCCGAAGACCACGAGCGGACGAGACTCCGAGCGTACGTCACAGCCGGGAATCGCGAGCAAGTCAGACTCGGGAAGTATCTCATCGTTCCCTACCCCGACGACGAACTGCTGTTCTGCCGAATCGTCGGCCTGGAGTACGCCCAGGAGTTCCAGGCCGACGACGCAACCGAGATTCACGCGCGGCGCGCCATGCGCCGCTCGGCCGACGAGTTCGTCGAGCGCGACTACAAGTTCATGGCCGAACTCGAACCCATCGCCGTCCTGTTTTCGGACCGCGGCGAACTCAAGCGCCGAATGGTCGACCGCGTGCCGAAACCCGGAGCGACAGTCGGTGAGGCCGACGACGCGACCCAAATCAAGACCGGACTGAAGATTCCCGAAGACGGCGTCTTCCTCGGCCACCTCTCAGTCGGTGGCGAGAAGGTCCGAACCGCGGCGCAACCGCCGACTATCGACTACCGATTGAAGGACGACTACACCGACGGCGACCCCCTCGTCTTCCGTCACACGCTCGTCGCCGGTGGAACCGGGTCGGGGAAGACCCACGCCTCGAAGAACATGCTCCGACAGTATCTCTCGGGCGAGCGAACCTACGAGATGGACGACGGGCGCGACGTTCAAGCCGCCGTCGTGCAGTTCGACCCGCAGGACGAGTACGCACAGATGCACGACGATAATCCGGATATGGACACAGAAATCGCCCGACGCTACGAGCGAGAGGGTATCGCCCACGGTGGCCACGACGACACGATTGCGCTCGTCCCGAAGATGGCTGGGTCGTCGTATCCGGGGTCGAACCACCGTGCAGAGCAGTTGGAGTTCACCATCCCCTTTTCGATGGCGCGCGACCTGCCGTGGCTCGTTGCCGGAAGCAGCCTCAACGACAACCAGTATCCGGCACTTCTCGAACTACTGAATCGGTTCTTCCGGAACTACAGCGACAGCGGAACCTACAAGGAGTTCCTGACGTTCCTCGACGACCCGGCGCTCAAGGAGGAACTGCACGAATCGGGTCGCGTCCACGAAGCGACCTTCGACGCGGTGAAACGCAGAGTTCGTGGGGTTCCGAACGGTGTCTTCGACCAAGACGCCCGGCCCATTACGGACCTCGACCACGAACTGGTCCGTCCCGGCGGACTGACGGTCGTTCCGACCTACCACCTCTCGTCGAGTCGGGCGAAAGAGCTGTTTGTCCTCGCCGTTTCGGCGCTCCTCATCGACGACAAACTCTCGAACGACCCGTCGAGCCAGCGCATCAAGGAGACGCCGCTCGTGCTCGGGATGGACGAAGCGCACAACTTCCTAACCGACGCAGACACGGTACAGGCACGGAAGGTCATCGAGAAGTTCACCGAGGCGGCCAAACAAGGCCGAAAAGAGCGCCTCGGCCTGTTCCTCATCACGCAGGACCCACAGGACATCGCCGACCCCGTGTTCAAGCAGGTGAACACGAAGGTCGTGCTCAACCTCGGTGACGAGGATGCCATCAAGAGCGTCAACATCCCGCCGAACCTCGAAGACAAAGTCCCCTACATGGAGAAAGGACAGATGGTCGTCTACTCCCCGGACAACTCCGAGCCGGTCGAACTGAAGGGCCTTTCGACCTGTGTGACGCGCCACGGCGACTGATACTGCCCGCTGTGAGCCCGTGAAGAGTTTCGGTACCACGGGTGGCGAATATCTTGAATACGTTCTCTCAGCACGTCTCACCGCGAGTCCGCAGGACGGGTTTTTGTCCCAGCACCAAGTAGATGGGGATATGGCCGAACACGTTCTCGTTCCCGTCGATGGGTCGCCGCAGTCAGTCGCTGCGCTACGTTTTGCCGCTTCGGAGTGGCCGGACGCCCGAATCACGCTGTTGAAAGTCATCAACCCCGCAGATGCAGACTTCCGAGAGCGGGCCCTCAGTGGGACCGAAGAGTGGTACCAAGAGGAAAAACGGAAGGCGAACGAGACGTTCGCCGAGGTAAAATCCGAGGTCGATATCGAACGACCAGTCGCGGACATCACCGAAGTCGGAAGCCCCGAAAAGGCTATCGTGGAGGTGTTAGAAGCAGATGGCGCCGACTTCGACCACGTCGTTATGGGAAGCCACGGCCGAACCGGTGTCTCGCGCATCCTCCTCGGGAGCGTCGCCGAAGAGGTCGTCCGTCGTTCGCCCGTCCCGGTCACTATCGTCAGGTGACCGCACTCCGTGTGACGCCCACCATCGCACCAAGTAACATCGATGTTACCAGGTAAAATCGATGGAATGAGTACTGCGACCATACTGGAATCGGCGGATTCACCCGGATTCCGACCCCCTATTGTCGTGTCGACCATTATACGGAACAATGGATTTCGAAGAAGTCGTTGCAACCCGACGTTCTATCCACGAGTACGCCGACGAACCGCTCGACGACGAGACGCTCGAAACGATATTCGAAAACGCGATTCAGGCACCGTCGAGCTACAACCTCCAGCCGTGGGAGTTCGTCGTCCTGCGCGAAGACGAGACGAAGCAGGCTCTGCGCGAGGCCGCCTACGACCAGGAACACGTTACGGGTGCCGCCGCATCGGTCATTATCCTCGGCAACAAGGACCCGGAAGCGCATGCCCAGACCGTCGCCGACGACATGCTGGAGAAGGGCTACCTCCCGAACGAGGACGCCCGCGACGGCGTCCTCGAAAGCATCGCCGGAATGGCTGACCTCCCCGAACAGGAGCGTCGCGTCTGGACCGTTCGCTCCACGTCGCTCGTTGCGATGTCTCTCATGAACGCCGCGTGGGACGAGGGTGTCGGCACCTGCCCAATCGGCGGCTTCGACCCCGATGCGGTCCTCGAAGCGTTCGACATCGACGGCGAGCAGTACGAACCCGTGATGCTCCTGACGATGGGCATCCCCGCCGAAGACGCCGGCGAACTGCAGGCCGAAAAGAAGTACCGCCGTCCCGTCGACGAAGTCGTCCACTACGAGGCGTTCGCGCCGGAGCAGACGGCCGACCCCGCACCCGCCGACGACTGAGCGAGATTCTTCTCCTCGGACACGTTCTACTTCCCCCGTTCTCTCGCTTTTGTTAATTACCGAGGCCGCAGGTTCGGGTGTAGCCGAGAGTATTATTCAGCACGCGATTCTTATCAAATTTTGAGGATTCCAACGGAGCCGGATTAGAAAATATTCGCCTGCCGGTAGACGCTGATTCCATCGCTCGTGAGTTCGTAGGGCTTCGTCTCACGGGAGTGGTTGGCGTCGCGTATCTTCTGAATCTCGATTGCGAGGCGCGTCTCGCGGAAGTCGTCGGGGCGGACGTATTGAAGGACGAACACTGCGTCAGAGAGGTACTCGACGATGCCGTGCCGAGAGACGTAGGGGTTAGTCTGGTCCGCTTCGGAGGTGAGCATCGTCGTCACACCCGCGTCCTTCAGCGACCGGGTGAAGTTGAACACCTCGCTGCGGCGCTTGGACGGCCGGTCGTACATCATCTCCAAGAGCGACACGGAGTCGAGGACGAGTCGGTCCGCGCCGAAATCCTCGATGAGTCGCGGGAGGTCGTTTCGGATGCTCGAAAGACTGTTCGCCATCTCGACGGGGTCCAAGTCGACGATAGCCAGTCGGTCGTCCGCCTCGTGTTCGGAGAAGTCCCAGCCTTTCTCGTCGGCGGTGTTGAGGATGCGTTCGCGGCTTTCTTCGAGCGTAATATAAACGCCACTGCCACCTTCTCGGAGCGTCTTCCAGAGGAACTGGAGCCCGAACGTCGTTTTCCCGGTCCCGGCGCTCCCGATAGCGACCATGAGCGACCGCTTCGGGACGCCACCGAGAATCATGTCGTCGAGCCCCTCGATGCCGATGTCGATACGGTCGATTTGGGATTCGAACTCCTCGTCGTCGAACGACTGCGAGTCAGGTCGGTCACCCGCATCAAACATGAAGTCGTCACCCATGCCGCCGGACGACTGCCCACCGAATCCACCTTCCGTGTCGTCCACCTCCGGCATCGGCGCGTTCTCGAAGGCCGTGGCGAAGTCCATCGAGAATGGGTCGTCTTCGACATCGTCCGGTGAGTCCGCCGGGGCGTCCGCAGCTGTGTCTGCCGGTGCGTCTGCCAGGTTATCTCGGTCGGATGCGTCGTCTGACGAACCCGCCGGGAAGGCTGCGGGAGGTTGGTCGGAAAACGTGTCGCTGTCCGGGGCGTCACGCTGCGAGGTATCCGGAACGTCGGCGTCGCTGTCGTTAGTGTCGGCTTCAGAACCGTCGCTACCCGAGTCTGCTCCGGAGTCGTCGCTGCCCACATCGGCCGTTGAATCAGTAGCCGCCTCTGATTCGGTATCTTCCTCGTCCCCATCGGTCTCGCCATCGCCACGCTCTCGGAGTGCTCGCTCAAACCAGTCGTCGTCTTCGCTCATAGAGACCACCTCCAGAGGGCCGCGTGGCTGGCGTCCGTGCCTGCCATCATCTCATGGTCGTAAGGAAGCGTCATGAACGTTTCCCGTGTGGGGGAATAGCGTGACGGTGGGCTTTTGCCCGGGGACATCAAATCGCGGGGCATGAAAGTCGGTATCGTCGCACAGAAAGGCAACAGTCGGGCCGCATACCTCGCAGCGGACATACGTGAGGCGCTTTCGGGCGTCGACGTCGAGGCGGTCGTCGATGGAGCGACGGCCGACGAACTGGATGTTGACGGTCTGCCCGTGGAAGCGTTCGACGAGTGCGACCTCGTGGTGAGTATCGGTGGCGATGGCACGTTTCTCTACGCCGCCAGAGGCGCGGACGGTGTTCCAATCCTCGGCGTGAATCTCGGCG
It includes:
- a CDS encoding DNA double-strand break repair nuclease NurA; this encodes MTLDPVHVDDIASMASSIADSVDDTDYDDLARTVWESWLDPLSSPDGGRPIIEPIGEKRLHAANVDDIALTETPFPTVHGLDSGTINPTTFKNGLVLDVAHAAMAAEPSDLDLHRARSIVMTAHTHDPVPIFDTNEWLKSDRGYTRKRILRAPRVNRYAEGVVHALSLYLAESAHALEYAEAVSDLLILDGPVYPKELLNWRDRDAELNDLARDAKPKAIVENYVRIVERFVERDVPVAGFVKNPGAKHIVRTVKKHLNESGDGNAPWVDDTSFFVSLLERRDGPDSEDRRTDELTFTNWFISRGGSDRQMSADGDAFGVERNLDPESYTLTFFVLYDPRTDVCYRVEAPYAFTKDADRRENLMHHIVRDVAATRGPPQAVEKADELARVSVGEKAALRRKLSEKLGSDAVKSYDNIRWVDADE
- a CDS encoding universal stress protein; amino-acid sequence: MAEHVLVPVDGSPQSVAALRFAASEWPDARITLLKVINPADADFRERALSGTEEWYQEEKRKANETFAEVKSEVDIERPVADITEVGSPEKAIVEVLEADGADFDHVVMGSHGRTGVSRILLGSVAEEVVRRSPVPVTIVR
- a CDS encoding nitroreductase family protein, whose amino-acid sequence is MDFEEVVATRRSIHEYADEPLDDETLETIFENAIQAPSSYNLQPWEFVVLREDETKQALREAAYDQEHVTGAAASVIILGNKDPEAHAQTVADDMLEKGYLPNEDARDGVLESIAGMADLPEQERRVWTVRSTSLVAMSLMNAAWDEGVGTCPIGGFDPDAVLEAFDIDGEQYEPVMLLTMGIPAEDAGELQAEKKYRRPVDEVVHYEAFAPEQTADPAPADD
- a CDS encoding DUF7113 family protein gives rise to the protein MLLVRGHGGGTALTGTIFERGEEAPTYRGAPNEDAPYVWVCDEFYEVESGGSKMEIDGHSIRVAFDTPLPRGFDTREQALDAAKEHIRTQFARIGVPEDDVRIEVVRPEEEG
- a CDS encoding KaiC domain-containing protein — its product is MSEDDDWFERALRERGDGETDGDEEDTESEAATDSTADVGSDDSGADSGSDGSEADTNDSDADVPDTSQRDAPDSDTFSDQPPAAFPAGSSDDASDRDNLADAPADTAADAPADSPDDVEDDPFSMDFATAFENAPMPEVDDTEGGFGGQSSGGMGDDFMFDAGDRPDSQSFDDEEFESQIDRIDIGIEGLDDMILGGVPKRSLMVAIGSAGTGKTTFGLQFLWKTLREGGSGVYITLEESRERILNTADEKGWDFSEHEADDRLAIVDLDPVEMANSLSSIRNDLPRLIEDFGADRLVLDSVSLLEMMYDRPSKRRSEVFNFTRSLKDAGVTTMLTSEADQTNPYVSRHGIVEYLSDAVFVLQYVRPDDFRETRLAIEIQKIRDANHSRETKPYELTSDGISVYRQANIF
- a CDS encoding ATP-binding protein translates to MTDLGDFSDFGGDGPEEPDDSERGDRAEQPAADGAGSSREDVTSTDTNRENVASVETNRQTEDELQFDEYDADPVGTEQGIGSIAVSQGLRVAEDHERTRLRAYVTAGNREQVRLGKYLIVPYPDDELLFCRIVGLEYAQEFQADDATEIHARRAMRRSADEFVERDYKFMAELEPIAVLFSDRGELKRRMVDRVPKPGATVGEADDATQIKTGLKIPEDGVFLGHLSVGGEKVRTAAQPPTIDYRLKDDYTDGDPLVFRHTLVAGGTGSGKTHASKNMLRQYLSGERTYEMDDGRDVQAAVVQFDPQDEYAQMHDDNPDMDTEIARRYEREGIAHGGHDDTIALVPKMAGSSYPGSNHRAEQLEFTIPFSMARDLPWLVAGSSLNDNQYPALLELLNRFFRNYSDSGTYKEFLTFLDDPALKEELHESGRVHEATFDAVKRRVRGVPNGVFDQDARPITDLDHELVRPGGLTVVPTYHLSSSRAKELFVLAVSALLIDDKLSNDPSSQRIKETPLVLGMDEAHNFLTDADTVQARKVIEKFTEAAKQGRKERLGLFLITQDPQDIADPVFKQVNTKVVLNLGDEDAIKSVNIPPNLEDKVPYMEKGQMVVYSPDNSEPVELKGLSTCVTRHGD